In the genome of Desulfuromonas sp. DDH964, one region contains:
- a CDS encoding RelA/SpoT domain-containing protein — protein MPRRAEKPFTPPDRSKIRELYSAALPAWEEALQLLAVRVRHLLEKNGLTPTIKQRVKGFDAYHEKLQRSARKRQGPPTITDFFGLRIICPFLEDVTMIETLLRKEFVVVETERKAAGHSFREFGYDSVHLLVRCDEEGSAPLPPHTRRVAEIQLRTILQDAWAEVEHELVYKSSLAWPNESIRRKLAALNATLTLSDITFQEIRDYQSSVRRLNHKRRNALEQALALPVLVNPEEETASAREEPSSFLPALGSPLEKAMLKALEAHSHQQFERAVELYGDILSMHLARPIRALIYNHRGMALFALGRQREALRDFTRAIDYDPGNLRALCNRGLVYRLEQRHARALEDFDQAVGIDPSAIDALLGRAQLYLEMRFPDRALIDCRRALEIAPQLSAALALEEKIRRQFFTG, from the coding sequence ATGCCCCGTCGTGCTGAAAAACCCTTCACCCCTCCCGACCGGTCGAAAATCCGCGAGCTCTATTCTGCGGCGCTTCCCGCCTGGGAGGAGGCCCTGCAGCTCCTCGCAGTTCGGGTGCGCCACCTGCTTGAAAAGAACGGCCTGACACCGACCATCAAGCAGCGGGTGAAAGGATTTGACGCCTACCATGAAAAACTTCAGCGCAGCGCCCGCAAGCGCCAGGGCCCCCCGACCATCACCGACTTCTTCGGGTTGCGCATCATCTGTCCCTTCCTCGAAGATGTCACCATGATCGAGACTTTGCTGCGCAAGGAGTTCGTGGTCGTCGAAACTGAGCGCAAGGCGGCGGGACATTCCTTTCGCGAGTTCGGCTACGATTCGGTTCACCTGCTGGTCCGTTGCGATGAAGAGGGCTCGGCCCCGCTCCCGCCCCATACCCGCCGGGTCGCCGAAATCCAGTTGCGGACCATCCTGCAGGACGCCTGGGCCGAAGTCGAACACGAGCTGGTCTACAAATCCTCCCTCGCCTGGCCCAATGAATCGATCCGCCGCAAGCTCGCCGCCCTCAATGCCACGCTGACCCTTTCCGACATCACCTTCCAGGAAATCCGCGATTACCAGAGCAGCGTCCGCCGCCTCAACCATAAACGCCGCAACGCCCTGGAGCAGGCCCTGGCCCTGCCGGTCCTGGTAAATCCGGAGGAGGAGACGGCTTCCGCGAGGGAAGAGCCGTCATCCTTCCTTCCGGCCCTGGGGAGCCCCCTGGAGAAGGCGATGCTCAAGGCGCTCGAGGCGCACAGCCACCAGCAGTTTGAACGGGCGGTGGAGCTCTATGGCGACATCCTGTCGATGCACCTCGCCCGGCCAATTCGCGCCCTGATCTACAATCACCGGGGGATGGCGCTCTTCGCCCTCGGGCGCCAGCGGGAGGCGCTGCGCGACTTCACCAGGGCGATCGATTATGACCCCGGCAATCTGCGTGCCCTCTGCAATCGCGGCCTGGTCTACCGCCTTGAGCAGCGCCATGCCCGGGCCCTGGAGGACTTTGACCAGGCGGTCGGCATCGACCCGTCGGCCATTGACGCCCTGCTTGGCCGGGCCCAGCTCTACCTCGAAATGCGCTTTCCCGACCGCGCTCTCATCGATTGCCGGCGCGCTCTTGAGATCGCACCGCAGCTGAGCGCAGCACTCGCCCTCGAAGAGAAGATCCGCCGTCAGTTTTTCACCGGCTGA
- a CDS encoding YkgJ family cysteine cluster protein yields MPRTGFNCRRCGHCCRSLVDAYRGCVSDADLERWRRQQRDDLLMRVQTLDLGPGNQLHLAWFDPATGDEVEACPWLLTAPDSAEVLCGINRIKPDHCRDFPEDRGHATATGCPGYRPLPRKS; encoded by the coding sequence ATGCCGAGAACGGGCTTTAACTGCCGCCGCTGCGGCCACTGCTGCCGCAGCCTGGTCGATGCCTACCGCGGCTGTGTCAGTGATGCCGACTTGGAGCGCTGGCGCCGGCAGCAGCGTGACGACCTCCTGATGCGCGTCCAGACCCTCGACCTCGGCCCCGGCAACCAGCTCCACCTCGCCTGGTTCGACCCCGCCACCGGTGACGAGGTGGAAGCCTGCCCCTGGCTGCTGACGGCACCAGACTCCGCTGAGGTTCTCTGCGGCATCAACCGCATCAAGCCCGATCATTGCCGGGACTTCCCGGAAGATCGCGGCCATGCCACCGCTACCGGCTGTCCCGGCTACCGGCCCCTTCCCCGCAAAAGCTGA
- the ylqF gene encoding ribosome biogenesis GTPase YlqF, with translation MAIEWYPGHMAKARREIAEAVKSCDLIIEIVDARLPAASANPLLTQLRGTKPCIKVLNKQDLADPEITREWVRHLEASAGVRGLPLEAKSRLSAGQITKLCRRLVPHRCKPGKSLRALIVGIPNVGKSTLINTLAGRSIARVGDRPAITTCQQQIDLRNGILLFDTPGLLWPDMRNQLAAYRLATSGAIGANAYDSRDVGLFAAAFLAERYPERLLARYRLETLPPSPIELLTEIGRRRGCLVGGGEVDLQRAAELLLRELRAGTLGPISLERPGEEELPVELEADAENGL, from the coding sequence ATGGCGATCGAATGGTACCCCGGACATATGGCAAAGGCGCGGCGCGAGATTGCCGAGGCCGTCAAGTCCTGCGATCTGATTATCGAGATCGTCGATGCCCGCCTCCCGGCGGCGAGCGCCAACCCGCTGCTGACCCAGCTGCGCGGCACCAAGCCCTGCATCAAGGTGCTCAACAAGCAGGACCTCGCCGACCCCGAAATCACCCGCGAATGGGTGCGGCATCTCGAAGCGTCTGCCGGCGTTCGCGGCCTGCCGCTGGAAGCGAAGTCGCGCCTCAGCGCCGGGCAGATCACCAAGCTCTGCCGCCGGCTCGTCCCCCATCGCTGCAAGCCGGGCAAATCGTTGCGCGCCCTTATTGTCGGCATCCCCAACGTCGGCAAATCGACGTTGATCAACACCCTCGCCGGGCGTTCGATCGCCCGGGTCGGCGACCGCCCGGCCATCACCACCTGCCAGCAGCAGATCGACCTGCGCAACGGCATCCTCCTCTTCGACACCCCGGGCCTGCTTTGGCCCGACATGCGCAACCAGCTCGCCGCCTACCGCCTCGCCACCAGCGGCGCCATCGGTGCCAACGCCTACGATTCGAGGGATGTCGGCCTGTTTGCCGCCGCCTTCCTCGCCGAGCGGTATCCCGAACGCCTGCTCGCACGCTACAGGCTGGAGACGCTCCCCCCCTCCCCCATTGAGCTGCTGACCGAAATCGGCCGGCGCCGCGGCTGCCTCGTCGGTGGCGGCGAAGTCGACCTGCAACGCGCCGCCGAGCTGCTGCTGCGGGAGCTGCGGGCCGGCACCCTGGGGCCGATCAGCCTTGAGCGTCCCGGCGAAGAGGAGCTGCCGGTGGAGCTGGAAGCGGATGCCGAGAACGGGCTTTAA
- a CDS encoding YkgJ family cysteine cluster protein — MKRAVPSCHIDHPTTWIRYQRTLCQDCRGTYCSLPVEVRIDDLVTMGLVDPFEAAEPARQIARRLEKAGLIDHFNARSEIFTLARRANADCIFLDPHSRLCTIYAQRPATCRNHPRIGPRPGYCAFQPRSN, encoded by the coding sequence ATGAAGCGCGCCGTTCCATCCTGCCATATCGATCATCCCACCACCTGGATCCGCTACCAGCGCACCCTCTGCCAGGATTGCCGCGGCACCTACTGCAGCCTGCCGGTGGAGGTACGCATCGACGATTTGGTGACGATGGGGCTGGTCGATCCCTTTGAAGCCGCGGAGCCGGCGCGGCAGATCGCCCGCCGCCTCGAAAAGGCCGGCCTCATCGACCATTTCAATGCCCGCAGCGAGATTTTCACCCTCGCCCGCCGCGCCAACGCCGACTGCATCTTCCTCGACCCGCACAGCCGGCTTTGCACCATCTATGCGCAGCGCCCGGCGACCTGCCGCAACCACCCCCGTATCGGGCCGCGACCGGGATATTGCGCCTTCCAGCCACGGAGCAATTGA
- a CDS encoding MBL fold metallo-hydrolase gives MKLDRLHCIDLDQPTLEGFRHFISAWLYQGEETTLLVDPGPLSTIPHLLAELRRLGVSCLDHILLTHIHIDHAGGTGELLKVYPEARVLCHPDGVRHLVDPEKLWQGSCQVLGALAEVYGPIVPVPADRIGFDAAPAPGLSAHLTPGHAAHHCCYLLDDLLFAGEVAGVRAEIPGAIYMRPATPPRFLPEVADDSLARMLELRPKRMVFAHYGLVDKAMQHLKIARDQLVLWLQGVAATAAFPGDYREEAFFAWLLEHDPVYRRIDELPGDIQARERIFLGNTLKGMSEYLEGAGR, from the coding sequence ATGAAGCTCGACCGCCTGCACTGCATCGACCTCGACCAGCCGACCCTGGAGGGGTTCCGGCATTTTATCAGCGCCTGGCTCTACCAGGGGGAGGAGACGACCCTGCTGGTCGATCCCGGGCCGCTCTCGACCATCCCGCATCTGCTGGCCGAGCTGCGCCGCCTTGGCGTCAGCTGCCTGGACCATATCCTGCTGACCCACATCCACATCGACCACGCCGGCGGCACCGGCGAACTGCTGAAGGTCTATCCCGAGGCCCGGGTCCTCTGCCACCCGGACGGGGTGCGGCACCTGGTGGACCCGGAAAAGCTCTGGCAGGGATCGTGCCAGGTGCTCGGCGCCCTCGCCGAGGTCTACGGGCCGATCGTCCCGGTCCCGGCCGACCGGATCGGCTTTGACGCCGCCCCCGCCCCGGGCCTGAGCGCTCACCTCACCCCCGGCCACGCCGCCCACCACTGCTGCTACCTCCTCGACGACCTCCTCTTTGCCGGCGAAGTCGCCGGGGTGCGCGCCGAGATTCCCGGCGCCATCTACATGCGCCCGGCGACGCCGCCGCGTTTCCTCCCCGAAGTCGCCGACGACTCCCTCGCCCGCATGCTGGAACTGCGACCGAAACGCATGGTCTTCGCCCACTACGGCCTGGTCGACAAGGCGATGCAGCACCTGAAAATCGCCCGCGATCAGCTCGTTCTCTGGCTGCAGGGGGTGGCTGCGACCGCGGCCTTCCCGGGGGACTACCGGGAAGAGGCCTTCTTCGCCTGGCTTCTCGAGCACGACCCGGTCTATCGCCGTATCGATGAGCTTCCCGGCGACATCCAGGCCCGGGAACGGATTTTTCTCGGCAATACGCTGAAGGGGATGTCCGAATATCTCGAAGGGGCGGGGCGCTGA
- a CDS encoding LysR family transcriptional regulator has translation MDIRQLRAFATIARLSNFTRAAENLNVAQPAVSMAIRKLEDELELTLFSRQDRKVTLTAEGEVLLGHARRILADLQAAEDEMADLRGLEKGEVRVGIPPMMSSYFFPAIIADFARRYPQLQLAVLGEGAWRIQKLISQGEIDMGVIAGGQLPENFEARHFLREEVVVCVPSGHPLAARTALTFAEFTRQPLVFYKEGYFLRELIFDKLKQSGLRPQIVFETNLFTLVKSLVKGGMGATTFLRMVVADDEELVAIPFDPPLYLDLVIAWKKGAYLSRANRAFVEFLLARSSDLRATEPGPVA, from the coding sequence ATGGATATTCGACAGTTGAGGGCCTTTGCCACCATCGCCCGGCTCAGCAATTTCACCCGCGCCGCCGAGAATCTCAACGTCGCCCAGCCGGCGGTGAGCATGGCGATCCGCAAGCTGGAAGACGAATTGGAGCTGACCCTCTTCTCGCGCCAGGATCGCAAGGTTACCCTCACCGCCGAGGGAGAGGTGCTGCTCGGTCACGCCCGCCGCATCCTCGCCGACCTACAGGCGGCCGAGGATGAGATGGCCGACCTGCGCGGACTGGAGAAGGGGGAGGTGCGGGTCGGCATCCCACCGATGATGAGCTCCTACTTCTTTCCGGCGATCATCGCCGACTTTGCCCGGCGCTACCCGCAGCTGCAGCTCGCGGTCCTCGGCGAGGGGGCGTGGCGCATCCAGAAGCTGATCAGCCAGGGGGAGATCGATATGGGGGTGATCGCCGGGGGACAGCTTCCGGAAAACTTCGAAGCCCGTCATTTCCTGCGCGAAGAGGTGGTGGTCTGTGTCCCCTCCGGCCACCCACTGGCCGCCCGCACCGCCCTCACCTTCGCCGAGTTCACCCGCCAGCCGCTGGTCTTCTACAAGGAGGGGTACTTCCTGCGCGAGCTGATCTTCGACAAACTCAAACAGAGCGGGCTGCGGCCGCAGATCGTCTTTGAGACCAACCTCTTCACCCTGGTCAAGTCTCTCGTCAAGGGCGGGATGGGCGCCACGACCTTCCTACGCATGGTTGTCGCCGATGACGAGGAACTGGTCGCCATCCCCTTCGACCCGCCGCTCTATCTCGACCTGGTGATTGCCTGGAAAAAGGGGGCCTACCTGTCGCGGGCCAACCGCGCCTTCGTCGAGTTCCTGCTCGCGCGGAGCAGCGACCTGCGGGCGACGGAACCAGGTCCGGTTGCTTAG
- a CDS encoding class I SAM-dependent methyltransferase has translation MTTEPSFKDHFSSQAAAYRSYRPDYPPLLFAWLAAQCPRHQAAWDCGCGNGQAALGLTPHFATVYASDPSTAQVAEAIPHPAVHYSVASAEDSHLPAAAIDLVVVAQALHWFDFERFYAEVRRVTRPGGVLAAFSYGEVQLGPAFDPIIDHFYHDVVGPYWPPERRHVDAGYRSIPFPFAEITAPFLELQADWDLDHLLGYLGTWSALRGFRRATGDDPLPNLRQSLVQQWGDPAQCRPVRWPLALRVGRVGGEP, from the coding sequence GTGACCACAGAACCGAGCTTCAAGGATCACTTCTCGAGCCAGGCGGCCGCCTACCGCAGCTACCGCCCCGACTACCCGCCGCTGCTTTTCGCCTGGCTCGCCGCTCAGTGCCCCCGGCACCAGGCCGCCTGGGATTGTGGTTGCGGCAACGGTCAGGCCGCTCTCGGTTTGACCCCCCACTTCGCAACCGTCTATGCGAGCGACCCGAGCACCGCCCAGGTTGCCGAAGCGATTCCCCACCCTGCCGTCCATTACTCGGTGGCCAGTGCCGAGGATTCACACCTTCCGGCAGCCGCCATCGACCTGGTGGTTGTCGCCCAGGCGCTGCACTGGTTTGACTTCGAGCGCTTCTACGCCGAGGTGCGCCGGGTGACCCGGCCCGGCGGGGTGCTGGCCGCGTTCAGTTACGGGGAAGTGCAGCTCGGGCCCGCGTTCGATCCGATCATCGATCATTTCTATCATGACGTCGTCGGTCCCTATTGGCCTCCCGAGCGGCGCCATGTCGACGCCGGATACCGCAGTATCCCCTTTCCCTTTGCCGAGATCACCGCTCCGTTTTTGGAACTGCAGGCCGATTGGGATCTCGACCATCTTCTCGGCTACCTGGGTACCTGGTCGGCGCTGCGCGGCTTTCGCCGCGCCACCGGCGACGACCCCCTGCCAAACCTGCGTCAGTCCCTGGTCCAGCAGTGGGGGGACCCGGCGCAGTGTCGGCCGGTGCGCTGGCCCCTGGCGCTTCGCGTCGGTCGCGTCGGAGGGGAGCCATGA
- a CDS encoding MFS transporter, whose translation MTPGAEIAAGLICSGTRSYRRINLAFFGAGFVTFITLYDVQPLLPLFAAEYGVAPALASLPLSVATAALAVTMLFAGTLSESFGRKPVMALALIASSCLALFTAVSQGLLALLALRLLQGAVLAGLPAVAMAYLSEELEPGSVAPAMGLYISGNAIGGMSGRIFTAALAEATSWRLALAAVGMLCLLLSLWFVASLPPGRQAVRRPFRGRYLVTSLLAHLRDPGLLGLFGIAFLGMGSFVTLYNYLTFRLLAPPYTLSQTTVSLIFLAYLAGSLSSSLAGRLSGRWGLASVLRGGLLLLVAGILLTLLHPLFLVIAGVVCCTVGFFAVHSVASSWVGRRARSARAQASSLYLFSYYLGSSVCGTLGGYFWSGAGWGGVVGMVGLLLAMALALAGWLGRFDAVHSPLSVAQATQTGCSR comes from the coding sequence ATGACCCCGGGCGCCGAAATCGCAGCGGGCCTGATCTGCAGCGGCACCCGCAGCTACCGCCGCATCAACCTCGCCTTCTTCGGCGCCGGCTTTGTCACTTTCATCACCCTCTACGATGTCCAGCCGCTGCTCCCTCTCTTTGCCGCTGAATACGGCGTGGCGCCGGCTCTGGCGAGCCTGCCCCTCTCCGTCGCCACTGCCGCCCTCGCCGTGACCATGCTCTTCGCCGGCACCCTCTCGGAGAGTTTCGGCCGCAAGCCGGTGATGGCCCTGGCGCTGATCGCCAGTTCCTGCCTCGCCCTGTTCACCGCGGTCAGCCAGGGGTTGCTGGCGCTGCTGGCGCTGCGGTTGTTGCAGGGCGCGGTTCTGGCCGGCTTGCCGGCGGTGGCGATGGCCTACCTCAGCGAGGAACTCGAGCCGGGCTCGGTCGCACCGGCGATGGGGCTCTATATCAGCGGCAATGCCATCGGCGGCATGAGTGGCCGGATCTTCACCGCGGCCCTCGCCGAGGCGACCTCCTGGCGCCTCGCCCTCGCCGCGGTCGGCATGCTCTGCCTGCTTCTCAGCCTCTGGTTCGTCGCCAGCCTCCCGCCTGGCCGCCAGGCCGTGCGCCGCCCCTTTCGCGGCCGTTACCTCGTCACCTCGCTGCTCGCCCATCTGCGGGACCCGGGCCTGCTCGGGCTCTTCGGCATCGCCTTTCTCGGTATGGGGAGTTTCGTCACCCTCTACAACTACCTCACCTTCCGGCTCCTGGCGCCCCCCTATACCCTCAGCCAGACCACGGTGAGCCTGATTTTCCTCGCCTATCTTGCCGGTTCCCTCAGCTCCTCCCTGGCCGGTCGCCTGAGCGGACGCTGGGGGCTGGCCAGCGTATTGCGCGGCGGATTGCTGCTGTTGGTCGCCGGCATCCTGCTGACCCTGCTCCATCCCCTGTTTCTGGTGATCGCCGGGGTGGTTTGCTGTACTGTTGGCTTCTTCGCCGTCCACAGCGTCGCCTCGAGCTGGGTCGGACGGCGGGCCCGTTCGGCCCGGGCGCAGGCCTCCTCCCTCTACCTTTTCAGTTACTACCTCGGGTCGAGCGTGTGCGGAACGCTGGGCGGGTACTTCTGGAGTGGCGCCGGTTGGGGCGGG